DNA sequence from the Streptomyces canus genome:
GACGACCTGCATGCGGATGTCGTGGTCGGTGGGCCTCCTTGCCAGGGCTTCTCCGCCTTGAATCGGAACAAGAAGGGCACGGAGCGCAACCGCCTGTGGGAGGAGTACGTTCGCATCGTTGCGAAGGTTCGGCCGCAGGTATTCGTCATCGAGAACGTAGATCGCTTCCTTAAGTCGGGTGAATTCCTCAACCTACTCAAAGAGGTCGAGGAGGGTGGCAAGTTGGCCGAGTATCGGCTGGTCGATCCTCCGGGGCACATGCCCGTCGACACGGAGGAAGAGAAGATCAAGCGCTACCTCCTCAACGCGGCTGACTACGGTGCGGTTCAAGCGCGCCGGCGCACCATCGTCATCGGTGTCCGCAAGGACATCGAGAATGGACATGCGATGTCCTATCCGGCCCCGGCGCGGAGGCGCCGCCCGAAGAACGGCGCGGGTGTCGCTGCACAGATGCTCGAGGGCGTCGGTGCCGAACCTCTTTACTGGGAGACCGTGGACCGGGTATTCGAGGAGTCGGCGAAACTCCGGCTCTCGAGCACCGAACTCCCTGGCGGCGAGGAGCGGATCGAGGACATCGGGGCGTACGTTCCGGGCATCTTCACGACCGACGATCTCCACTTCAAACGCCAACCGAAACAGCTTTCGGTGGCGCGCTACCTCGCCATCCCTCCGGGTGGGAACCGCAAGGATCTGGAGGGCAAGTGGTACACGGTGAACGAAGACGGCGTCTTCGAGTTCTTCACCGTGCCGAACCCCTTGGGTGTGAAGACCAAGGTCGAGTACCTGTCGACAGACAGCTGGGACAATCACACGACCGGCACTGGTGATGTCATGGGAAGGCTCCGCATCGGTGAACCATCCGTGACCATTCGCACCGAGTTTTTCAAGCCGGAAAAGGGCAGGTATCTCCACCCTGCGGAGCCCCGCCCGATCACCCACTACGAGGCCGCGCGAATCCAGGGATTTCCCCGCGAATTCCGCTGGTGTGGCTCCAAGACGGAGATCGCAAAACAGATCGGCAACGCGGTTCCGATCCCGCTGGGGATGGCGGTCGCTTCGGCTATTTACGCCTTCTTGCGGCAGTCGGCTTGACAGGGACAGTGGTTTGGTTCCGGGACAATCCGTTCGGCTGACCACTCGTCCAACCGGAGAGACACGGAAATGAACAACGATTGCCGCGACCAGGTCCAGCCACACCTCCAGTCGGGAGAACAGCTGATCGCGGTGTGTGAGGGTGAGTTGGCCCCCGGGGTACCGGAGCGGCCGGTCTGGTTGCGGCAGCCGCCCCAGGAGTCGGAGTTGGAACGCCGGATCAAGTCCCGTCTCCCTGGCGCGGTACAGCGGTTCCTCCGGCCGAGTGAGCCGAAGCCCGCCGGCGGCGTGGAGCGAACCATGGAGGGCGCCGAGCTGGCGGTCGACAACACCCTCGCTCAGGCGGCCCATGGCAAAGGCATGTACGGCGGCTGGGAGAGTCAGGCCGGGCGGTTCCTGGTGACTCACTACAGTGCCGCGCGTTTGCCAGCTACCAGGTTGGCGGTCGCGTTCACTGACCGCCGAGTGCTCGTCCTCGCTGACCGCGCGAAGCTTTGGCAGACCACAGCGGCGTACGAACTGCAGTGGGAGGCGCCACGAGCTGCCGTCCTCGGCGTCCGCGCGAATCCTAAGGGTGTGCTCCAGCGAGGCCGTTTCGAGCTGGTGTTCGCGGACGGGTCGTGGATCGCGTTGGTGGCGTCGGTGCCGACGCATGCCGAGCCGTTTGTGGCACGGGTGGGTGGCTGATAGATCGCTGAGTAGGGCCAAGAGGCCGGCAGGGAGGGGCTGTTACCTGCTACGGCTATGTTTTCCGCCATGACTCGGATCTCCGGAAGTGATCAGCAGGCCCAGCGGCTGGTCGGCAAGGTCGTAGTGGTTACCGGCGCAGCTCGCGGGCAGGGGGCTGCCGAGGCTGCCGCCTTGGCCCTGGCGGGGGCCACTGTGATCGGGACCGACGCGCGGCCGGAGGGTGGTGAGTGTCGGCGGCTGGATGTCAGTCGTGAGGGCGACTGGGCTGAGCTCGCCGCCGAGCTCAAGGAGACTCACGGCCAGGTGCATGGGCTGGTCAACAACGCGGGGATCATTCAGCGGGATCGGATCGACAGTGTTCGGGCTGAGGACTTCGCGCAGGTGCAGGCCGTGAACACCGTTGGGCCGTTGCTCGGGATTCAGTACCTCTCTCCGCTGATGACGAGTGGGGCGTCCATCGTGAATGTCGGGTCGTCCGCTGCGCTCACCGGGTACTACCCCGTTGCCTACACCGCCAGTAAGTGGGCTCTGCGTGGGGTGTCGAAGGTTGCCGCCATGGAGTTGGGGCCTCGGGGGATCCGGGTCAATACCGTGCATCCCGGGTACATCGAGACCGAGATGACGGCCGGGGCTACGGAGGCTTTTCGGGACGCGACCATCGGGGAGACCCCGTTGGGGCGGAGCGGGACCGTAGATGACATCGCTCCGCTTGTGGTGTTTCTGCTGAGCGACGAGTCCTCGTTCATCACCGGTGCGGAGATTCCTGTGGACGGGGGGCTCACCGTGCACGGTGGTGTCAAGTCCATCTCGGATGCGATGAGGGCCGGTTGATCGGGGCTGGTCCGGTCGTGGCGGGCCGGCCTTGAGGTGATCCCGCCCTCACCGGCACGACACTCCACGGCTTCTCATACGGCGGAGATTTCGTGAAAAGCCGGGTGTTGGCGCCGTGACAAGCAGAACATTCCGAGTGCCATCTGTCATGTGCCGGATTAGCGACATCTCACCACAGGAGTTGCGGATGAAGCGTTTACGGAGAACACAGCTGCTCGGCCTCGGCGTCATGGCGCTGATGCTCGGGCTGGTCGCCGCTCCGACCGCGCAGGCGGCGCCGAACGGTGCGACAACTGCTGCCGCTCCCGCGGCCGTTGAGTGCAGCGGCAGCTGGGACGGCAAGAACTACTGGGCCAAGAGCCCTTCGGGGAGCAGCGGGGGCGGCTACGCGCGCACCTACTGGAACGCCTCGACCAAGCGGAACTGCGCGAAGTTCTTCTCCAGCCCCTACGACGGACTGGCGTCCAACATCACGCTGTATCTCTTCGACGAGAGCGGCGACTACTCCGCCGACCCGCCGCAGGAGCACCCGGCGAACTATCACTACTACGCCGGGCCGCTCTACACCTGGTTCGACGCGACCAACGAGTGCATCCACCTGGGCGGGTCACTGATCCGGGGCGGTGTGAAGTACACCCTCAGCACCCCGGACATCCGATGCGGCTGATCCAGCGGCGTTGAACCGTCCAGCGGCACCGCTCACTTCATCGGTGCCGTCGGGCCGCCCGCTTCTTGGCCAGTGTCGTGCTTCCGCGGCGTGCCTCAAGGGCGCTCCCTGCGGTCGCGTCGCCTGCGGCGATCGCACTGCGGCCGACCCTTGACCCAGTCCGCTCCAGCACGGGGCAGAAGCGAGCGGGCGGCCCGGAGGGACGGGTGGCCCAGGTGAGTTCAGGGTCGGGTCGGTCGTCATGTCGGCCGGGGTCGGGGTGCGCGGTCGCGCCTCGCCTGCACGCCGGGTTGGTTCGGCGGCTTGCGGCCGGAGGGGGGGAGTGGCAGGGAGCGTCGGCATGATGATCCCGCTGCAAGCGGAGGGGCGGGCCCCGGCGCCGGCCGACGGCTCTTCGGGCCCGCCCCCGCCCGTCGCTCACTCCCCGTGGCACTCCCCATAACCCCGCCCCGACCCGCACCAGCACGCCGTCCCCCGCTGCGGCGGCCACTCCACCGCGCGGCCCCGGGCCGCCAGAGTCGTCGCGTACTGGGGGAGCAGTGCCGTCTCCGCGGGGGACATGCCCTCCGATGCCGCGAACGCCTCGTACGACGGGACCGTCCCCGTCACGATGCCGAGGTTCGCCGTGCCGGAGGCGGACAGCTCGCGCAAGGAGGCCTCTATCGTCGCGAGGTGCTCCTCGTGGGAGGGGTACTCCGAGGAGAGGGAAGGGTAGGCGTCCACCAGCTCCGTGAGTTCGGAAGCGGGCCAGTGCAGGACCGCCACCGGGAACGGGCGGGACAGCGCCTCCCTGAACGTGCCGAGTTCGGCGCGCAGGCGGGAGATCTCCGCCTCCAGTTCCGCCGGGTTCTCCGAGCCGAGGGACCAGACGCGCTTCGGGTCGTGCAGCTCGTCCAGGGAGACCGGGGAGGAGTGGAGGGTGTCCGCCAGGACATCCCAGTCGTCGTGGGCCAGGCCCAGCATGCGGCGCACGCGGTGGCGGCCGAACAGCAGAGGATGCGTGGAGTACGGGGGCTCCGCCACGTCCGTCAGGAGCACGCGGGCCCCCTCCGTGAACGTCTCCTGCGCCTGCTCCAGCTCGTCGTGGGACTCCAGGGCCTCCGCGACGATCACCCAGGGGGCGGGGTCCCGGGGGGCCGCCATGCGGACGCCCTCGATGATCGCGCGGGCCTCGGCCTCATGGCCGTACTCCCAGAGGTTCGCGGCCTTGAGGGCTCGTACCAGATGGGGGTTCTCCAAGCTCTGGGACGAGGACAGCAACCGGTCGTAGAGGGAGGACGCGGCGGGGCGGTCGCCGGCCAGTTCCAGATGGGCCGCGGCCTGCAGGAGCAGGGCTTCGGAGTCCTCGGGATACCGGTCGGCGGTCCGCTCCAGGCGCGCCGCTTCGGCGTTGTGGTCGACGTTCTCGGCAGGCGTGTCGGGGCGCATGGGTGACACCGTACTGCCGATCAGTGACAAAGAAGAGGGAGGTGCAGGCCAGGGCCCGGTTAACAGCAGAAGAGCCCCGGGGGCCCCGTCCGGCCCGCACCCCCTCGTCTCAGATCGTCACGCCGTCGATCTGGAGCGTCTGCACGGCCTTGGCCGCGAACGGCACGGCCACCGTCTTTCCGCTCAGGAAGGTGTTGGAGTACGACACGTACTTGTCGCCGCCCGTCGTCACCGTGTTCCAGCGCGGGACCAGGCCGCCCGAGCCGCCCGTCACCGTCGTGAAGCGGGACAGGTCGAAGGTCAGGGTCTGGGCCGACGTGGATGTGTTCAGGGCCACGATGACCAGGCGCTTGGCCGAGGAGTCGTAGGCCGCGACCGCGTTGCTCACGCCCGTGTCGATGATCTTCATCCCGGGGCGGATGTGCCGGGCGAACTGGGCCATGACGTAGTACTTCGTCTGGACCGCGGTCGGCTGGAGGGTGTTCTGGTCGTACGCGATCATCGCCCAGCCCGTCGACGGGTCCATGACCTGCCAGTAGACCCAGGCCGTGGGGTGCAGCCAGCGGAAGTCGTAGAGGAGGTTGAAGGCCATGGTGTAGCCGGTGCCGTCGCTGTCGCCGGTCTCGGAGTTCCACAGCTTCTTGCCGGCCGTGGTCACGACGTCCGTGTAGAGGAGGTCTCTGCGGCCGTTCGAGCCCTGGTAGCCGTGCACGTTGACCTGGTTGACGTACCCCTTCGTGGTCGAGCTGAAGGAGTTCCAGGTGGTGCGGGCGAGGTCGTAACTCGTCTCGTCGGAGGCCGAGATCTTCACGCCCGTCAGGCCGCGGTTGTTCAACTCGCTGCGCAGGTACGGCAGTACGGCCGACTGGACCGTCGCGTCCATGTGGCAGCCCTCCTGCGTGCCGGTCGCCGTCCACCAGGACGAGGAGGGCTCGTTGAAGGCGTCGACCGTCGAGAAGTTCACGCCCCAGTTGTTCTTGGCGTACAGGGCGGTCGCGGCCAGATGCGACGCGTGCTGGCGGTAGTTCCAGGTTTGCAGGTTGTTGCCGCCGCCCGAGGCGCCCGACGGGTTGTGGTTGCTGCACATCCACCACATCGGGGAGTTGGCGAAGAGTTCGGAGGTCGCGCCCCTCGACGTCGCCTTCACCAGCATCGCCCGCTGATTGGCGTCCGCCGTCCAGTCCCAGGCCGAGGACGTGGGGTCCTCGTTGTTCCAGTCCTGCCAGTAGCCCTCGATCTGCTTGAACGCGGGGATGTTGGCCGAGGCGACCATCGACTCGCCGTTCACGGTGTTCCAGCTGGAGGCGCCCAGGTTGTAGCGGGCGATGTTGAGGCCGAGGCCGGGGAGCGAGGTGCCGTTGTAGGACGTCGACTTGGTGGTGAAGAAGATGTCGGCGAAGTCGTCCCGGGCGCCGAACACGTTGGCCCACCAGGCCAGGGAGGTGCCCCAGCCCTCCCAGGTGCCGTACGACGTCCCCGGGCTGACCGCGATCGTTGCGTCCGCACGGGCGGTACCGGTGGCCAGCGCGCTGCCGAGGAGGGTGCCTCCTGCGGCTGTCAGCAGCGTTCTGCGTCGGATCATGGCTACTCCGAACTCCGATGGATCGACGCGGCCTTCTGACCCGCGTCGTGGCCTGCCCCGTTCATGCCACGACGAAGCATCGGGTGTGGCCAGTGGGGTTGTCGAGAGTTCTGACAGCCCTTCCTAAAACCTGTGGAGGAAGTTCGGTATGCCGGACACGCCGACCGCTCCGCCGCCTCCCTGTCGACCGCTCCGACCGCTCCGACCGCTCTACGAGGCGTTCGGCACTGGTGAGTTGGAGGCGGGGCCCTTATCGTGCGGGCGGCCCCGTCCGAGGAGGCGTGAGGTATGCGGCAGCGCGTCATGCACCACGGAGCCCGGCGCCGGCGCGAGCGTCGCCGCCGGGCGGTGTGGACCGGCGGCGAACTCCTGGTCACCGTGGGCGTCGTCCTGCTGCTGCTCGTCGTGCACCAGCTGTGGTGGACCAACCGGGAGGCCAAGGAGGGCGCTCGGCACGGGGTCGAGGCGCTGGAGCGGGAGTGGGGGCGGGGCGGGGGAGCCGATTCGGGTACGGCCGCCGACTCCGGGGCTCCATCCGTGTCCTCTTCCACGGCTTCCACGGCGTCTCCGGGCTCCCGCGCCGAGCGGGATCTCCGCGCCGCCGCCTCGGACCCCGCCGCCCTGACGTCGGACCGGTCCCAGGCGTACGCCATCCTCACCGTCCCCCGTCTCCACCTGCGCGTCCCCGTCGCCGAGGGCGTCGGCAAGCGGAGCGTGCTCAACAAGGGGTATGTCGGCCACTACCCCGGCACCGAACAGCCGGGCCGGGCCGGGAACTTCGCGCTCGCCGGGCACCGCAACACCCACGGCGAGCCCTTCCGGTACATCAACCGCCTCGCGCCCGGGGACACCGTCCGGGTGGAGACGCGGAGCGCGGTCTACACGTACGCCGTGGACAAGACCCTCCGCCAGACCTCGGCCCGCGACTCGGGAGTGATCCGGCCGGTCCCACGCTCGACGGTCCACCCCACCTACGGCTACACCGCGCCCGGTTACTACCTCACCCTCACCACGTGCACGCCGGAGTACACATCCCGGTACCGGCTGGTGGTGTGGGGCACGCTGGTGTCGATGCGGCCGCGTTGAGGGGCTCACAGCTCGCGCATCGCGATGTCCGCGCCGTGGGCGAGGCCGTCGCCGGAGGACGTGGCGGGCGCGATCGTCAGGGCGACTCCGGCGCAGGAGCCGATGTAGCGGAAGGTCTGCTGGGCGCCCGATCCCATCGCCGCCCGCGCGGCGAGCAGCGGGGCGGCCGCCTTGAGGGGGTCACTGCTCCCGCAGCGCCACCGCGCTCCCCGCCGCCACCAGCGCCAGCCCCGCCGACACCAGCATCGCGATGTCCGCGCCGTGGGCGAGGCCGTTGCCGGAGGAGGTGGCGAGCGCGATCGTCAGGGCGACTCCGGCGCACGAGCCGATGTAGCGGAAGGTCTGCTGGGCGCCCGATCCCATCGCCGCCCGCGCGGCCGGGACGGACTCCACCGCGAGCAGCGGGAGCGCCGCGTTCAGCAGGCCGCTGCCGATGCCGGCCACCACGAGGCCGGGGAGCAGCCGTACCCAGGAACCGGCGTCCAGTGAGCCCAGCATGGTCAGGACGCCCGCCGCGTGCAGCAGGAAGCCGATCGCGAGTTGCCAGCGCGGGGGCACCCGGCCCGCGAGGCGCCGGGCCTGGAGGGCCACCGCGAAGGACAGGCCGGACCAGAGGAGGAAGAGCCAGGCGGTGTCCATTGCGGACAGGCCGACCGTCTGCTGGAGGAGGGCAGGGAGGAAGCTGAACAGGCCGATCACCGCGAGACCCGTGAACAGCCCGCTGGAGGAGGACGCGAGGAACCGGCGGTGGCGCAGCAGGCCCAGGTCGATCATGGGGGTCCGGGCGCGCCGCTCCACCGCGACGAACACGGCCAGCAGGACCACGGACGCCAGCAGCAACAGCGCGACCGGTGCCCGCAGCCAGCCGTCCCGGCCCAGGGTCAGCGCCGCCACCAGGGCGACCAGGGCGAGCCCGAAGGTCACGGCTCCGGCGAGGTCGGGACGGCCGCCGCGCGGAGCCCGGGACTCCGTCAGAAGCCGTGCGGACAGGGCGGCCACGAGCACGGCCGCGGCGCCGAGAACGCCGTAGGACACCCGCCAGCTCGGCAGCGCGCCGCTCAGCAGAGGACCGACCGCGATGCCGCCGCTCACGAACGCGCCCCACACCCCGGTCGCGTGCAGGCGCCCCCTCGGTGACGGGAACGCGTGGACGATCAGGCCCAGGCTGCTCGCGAGGAGCGCCGCGCTGGCCGCGCCCTGGGCGATCCGGGCCAGGGTGAACAGCCAGGTGGACGAGGTCAGCGCGCCGAGGGCCGTGGTGAGGCCCAGCGCCAGGGTGCCCGCGACGAAGATCCGGCGGCGCCCGTAGTCGTCGGCGAGGCTGCCGGCGACCAGGAGGAGGGCGGCGAGGCCGAGCGGGGTGCCGTTCAGGAGCCAGGCCTGGGCGGACAGCGGGGTGTGCAGGTCGGCGGCGACATCGGGGAGCGTGACCATCGGAGCCGTGTACGTCATCAGGGCCACGGCGGTGGCGGCGCTGGTCAGGGCCAGGGTCGCGGAAGGGCGCGGGGAGGCTGGGGCCAGGGCGGCCGACACCTTCGCCTTCACGAGAGTTCGTTCACTGAACCTTGTCATGTCGAGAACGGTAGCAGAGTGAGTTCGGTCATTGAACCTACTGCCGGAAAATGGTTACAGTGGCGCCATGGCACTGGGTAAGGACTACGCGACACAGGAATGCTCGATCGCCCGCGCGCTGGAGATCGTCGGCGAACGCTGGACCCTGCTCGTGGTCCGCGACGCCCTCTACGGCGTCCGGCGTTACAACGACTTCCTCGTCCACCTCGGCATCCCGCGCGCGGTCCTCGCCGCCCGCCTCCAGATGCTCACCGAGGAGGGGATCCTCGAGAAGCGCCGCTACCAGGAGTCTCCGCCGCGCGACGAGTACGTCGTCACCGACCGCGCCATCGCCCTCTGGCCCGCCCTGCGCGCCCTCGGCCGCTGGGGCCGCGAGCACTATGGCGAGACCGTGCTGCGCACCTTCCAGCACGCCGAGTGCGGCACCGAGATCGGCTCCTACGGCGAATGCCCCGCCTGCGCGAGGGTCGTACCGCTCGAGGAAGTGCTGATGCTGCCGGGCCCCGGACTCGATCCCCACCCGGCGGATCCGGTCAGCCGGGCCCTGCTCAGGCCGAAGACACTCTTGCAGCCGATCGTGGTCGATCAGGTATAACCGGGGGAGGACCCGACGACAGGGAGAGGGGGAGTGCCGTGATCCGCAACTGGACGAGCATGCGGCCCGCCGCCGTGCTCCTGCTCCTCGTCCTCGACGTCGTCCTGCTCGACACCGGCAGCCTCTCCGCCGCCGTCGCGCTCGCCGCGGCCGGCTCCGCCTTCGCCGCCTGCTCGCTGATCGCCTCGCGCTGCGCGCCCGCCGTGCCGCCCACCCGGGTCCGTACGGCCATCCGCGACCGCGCCCGCCGCACGGCCTTCCTCCCGCAACGCGACCCCGACGCCCAGGGCCGCCCCCGCCCCCGAGCGCCCGGACGCGCCCTCCCGGCGACCGTCGCGTAGGGACTCACTCCTGCAAGGACACCCCGCGCGGGTCGTCATGCCGCCTCGCACCATTCCCGGCACGACGAGACCCCCGGAGGGCTCACCCATGTCCGTCTTCGCTGATCTGGTCCAGCATCTCGCCG
Encoded proteins:
- a CDS encoding DNA cytosine methyltransferase, with amino-acid sequence MHASSSSNPKMITVLDLFSGCGGFTQGFHEFRPEGAEDGGPVFQSIAAVEHNAAAAATYAVNFGSARLDKRLPAARIHFGDIEKWEPTEDDLHADVVVGGPPCQGFSALNRNKKGTERNRLWEEYVRIVAKVRPQVFVIENVDRFLKSGEFLNLLKEVEEGGKLAEYRLVDPPGHMPVDTEEEKIKRYLLNAADYGAVQARRRTIVIGVRKDIENGHAMSYPAPARRRRPKNGAGVAAQMLEGVGAEPLYWETVDRVFEESAKLRLSSTELPGGEERIEDIGAYVPGIFTTDDLHFKRQPKQLSVARYLAIPPGGNRKDLEGKWYTVNEDGVFEFFTVPNPLGVKTKVEYLSTDSWDNHTTGTGDVMGRLRIGEPSVTIRTEFFKPEKGRYLHPAEPRPITHYEAARIQGFPREFRWCGSKTEIAKQIGNAVPIPLGMAVASAIYAFLRQSA
- a CDS encoding SDR family NAD(P)-dependent oxidoreductase — protein: MTRISGSDQQAQRLVGKVVVVTGAARGQGAAEAAALALAGATVIGTDARPEGGECRRLDVSREGDWAELAAELKETHGQVHGLVNNAGIIQRDRIDSVRAEDFAQVQAVNTVGPLLGIQYLSPLMTSGASIVNVGSSAALTGYYPVAYTASKWALRGVSKVAAMELGPRGIRVNTVHPGYIETEMTAGATEAFRDATIGETPLGRSGTVDDIAPLVVFLLSDESSFITGAEIPVDGGLTVHGGVKSISDAMRAG
- a CDS encoding YecA family protein — encoded protein: MRPDTPAENVDHNAEAARLERTADRYPEDSEALLLQAAAHLELAGDRPAASSLYDRLLSSSQSLENPHLVRALKAANLWEYGHEAEARAIIEGVRMAAPRDPAPWVIVAEALESHDELEQAQETFTEGARVLLTDVAEPPYSTHPLLFGRHRVRRMLGLAHDDWDVLADTLHSSPVSLDELHDPKRVWSLGSENPAELEAEISRLRAELGTFREALSRPFPVAVLHWPASELTELVDAYPSLSSEYPSHEEHLATIEASLRELSASGTANLGIVTGTVPSYEAFAASEGMSPAETALLPQYATTLAARGRAVEWPPQRGTACWCGSGRGYGECHGE
- a CDS encoding beta-1,6-galactanase; translation: MIRRRTLLTAAGGTLLGSALATGTARADATIAVSPGTSYGTWEGWGTSLAWWANVFGARDDFADIFFTTKSTSYNGTSLPGLGLNIARYNLGASSWNTVNGESMVASANIPAFKQIEGYWQDWNNEDPTSSAWDWTADANQRAMLVKATSRGATSELFANSPMWWMCSNHNPSGASGGGNNLQTWNYRQHASHLAATALYAKNNWGVNFSTVDAFNEPSSSWWTATGTQEGCHMDATVQSAVLPYLRSELNNRGLTGVKISASDETSYDLARTTWNSFSSTTKGYVNQVNVHGYQGSNGRRDLLYTDVVTTAGKKLWNSETGDSDGTGYTMAFNLLYDFRWLHPTAWVYWQVMDPSTGWAMIAYDQNTLQPTAVQTKYYVMAQFARHIRPGMKIIDTGVSNAVAAYDSSAKRLVIVALNTSTSAQTLTFDLSRFTTVTGGSGGLVPRWNTVTTGGDKYVSYSNTFLSGKTVAVPFAAKAVQTLQIDGVTI
- a CDS encoding class E sortase, which gives rise to MRQRVMHHGARRRRERRRRAVWTGGELLVTVGVVLLLLVVHQLWWTNREAKEGARHGVEALEREWGRGGGADSGTAADSGAPSVSSSTASTASPGSRAERDLRAAASDPAALTSDRSQAYAILTVPRLHLRVPVAEGVGKRSVLNKGYVGHYPGTEQPGRAGNFALAGHRNTHGEPFRYINRLAPGDTVRVETRSAVYTYAVDKTLRQTSARDSGVIRPVPRSTVHPTYGYTAPGYYLTLTTCTPEYTSRYRLVVWGTLVSMRPR
- a CDS encoding MFS transporter, whose protein sequence is MTRFSERTLVKAKVSAALAPASPRPSATLALTSAATAVALMTYTAPMVTLPDVAADLHTPLSAQAWLLNGTPLGLAALLLVAGSLADDYGRRRIFVAGTLALGLTTALGALTSSTWLFTLARIAQGAASAALLASSLGLIVHAFPSPRGRLHATGVWGAFVSGGIAVGPLLSGALPSWRVSYGVLGAAAVLVAALSARLLTESRAPRGGRPDLAGAVTFGLALVALVAALTLGRDGWLRAPVALLLLASVVLLAVFVAVERRARTPMIDLGLLRHRRFLASSSSGLFTGLAVIGLFSFLPALLQQTVGLSAMDTAWLFLLWSGLSFAVALQARRLAGRVPPRWQLAIGFLLHAAGVLTMLGSLDAGSWVRLLPGLVVAGIGSGLLNAALPLLAVESVPAARAAMGSGAQQTFRYIGSCAGVALTIALATSSGNGLAHGADIAMLVSAGLALVAAGSAVALREQ
- a CDS encoding winged helix-turn-helix transcriptional regulator, which translates into the protein MALGKDYATQECSIARALEIVGERWTLLVVRDALYGVRRYNDFLVHLGIPRAVLAARLQMLTEEGILEKRRYQESPPRDEYVVTDRAIALWPALRALGRWGREHYGETVLRTFQHAECGTEIGSYGECPACARVVPLEEVLMLPGPGLDPHPADPVSRALLRPKTLLQPIVVDQV
- a CDS encoding DUF6412 domain-containing protein, giving the protein MRPAAVLLLLVLDVVLLDTGSLSAAVALAAAGSAFAACSLIASRCAPAVPPTRVRTAIRDRARRTAFLPQRDPDAQGRPRPRAPGRALPATVA